From the genome of Winogradskyella forsetii, one region includes:
- a CDS encoding DUF2309 domain-containing protein: MSSTILNRIEEASKFIGKTWPLYTFVASNPLSGYENLSFKEAVGLAQKHFGSNAFPEAKLYRKAMENGDIDKAVLASLLKENGFSESSEVYLKLLESQEFIEELNKNHTLDRIMAKWLSAFMDEGLAEWEIPYKSEGFYTAWRLLVIYDSEIGLTTLKDIPKSSAETLELLLKDYSENDHKNIFTYHLTALPGWTGYINHRAQSNSDWQQEYRIDLADYLAVRLWTAKKLNLSFLPDTKNESANTKIPRLQYIWLKAWEETWQKQLIHTLESKSIDIETTDQVDASIPDAQMVFCIDTRSELIRRHVESNGNYETFGYAGFFGIVMDYKSLEDDFTRKSCPPIVNSAYVVTEVAQDGKKEQYSAYGKKNEVKNFGDYFLKRMKNMLPSAFGYVEGSGFYYGLSLIARTLAPGIIYRKRQKNASKMESICQPNINKMVREDESSLGIPLEEKVGIVKSAFDLMGWKKFAPLVVFVGHGSHSANNPFGSSLDCGACAASPGRHNARMLAKLANLPEVRMALSKTHAIDIPESTLFIGAEHNTTTDDIVLFDSEAPESFAQLINDLKENLSKAQQTATENRLGFKGSSVSKSQQKANNWAETRPEWGLAKNAGFIVAPRSLTKNSNLDSRCFLHSYDWEMDTEGKALEGIMQGPMVVTQWINNHYYFSTVDNNLYGGGTKITHNIVGKFGVVQGNGGDLKMGLPLQSLYRTDEDMYHEPLRLSVIIQAPLNRVTDILARNSQLKTLLDNEWIYVLVMEPKQKNVIFKYSEGLKWEMMSNNILNTSIKTPNESELVLT; the protein is encoded by the coding sequence ATGAGTTCAACTATTCTAAATAGAATTGAAGAAGCATCAAAATTCATCGGAAAAACTTGGCCATTATATACGTTTGTGGCTTCCAATCCACTGTCCGGATATGAGAATTTATCGTTTAAGGAAGCTGTTGGTTTGGCACAGAAACATTTTGGTTCGAATGCATTTCCAGAGGCAAAATTGTATCGTAAAGCTATGGAAAATGGCGATATTGACAAGGCTGTTTTGGCATCACTTTTAAAAGAAAATGGTTTTTCCGAATCATCAGAAGTTTATTTGAAGCTTTTAGAATCTCAAGAATTTATAGAAGAATTAAACAAAAATCATACTTTAGACCGTATTATGGCAAAATGGTTGTCTGCTTTTATGGATGAAGGTTTGGCGGAATGGGAAATTCCGTATAAAAGTGAAGGATTCTACACTGCATGGCGATTATTAGTTATTTATGATTCAGAAATTGGTTTAACGACTTTAAAAGACATTCCGAAATCAAGTGCTGAAACTTTGGAATTACTCTTAAAGGATTATTCTGAAAATGATCATAAAAACATTTTCACATATCACTTAACAGCGCTTCCAGGATGGACAGGCTATATCAACCATCGTGCGCAATCCAATTCAGATTGGCAACAAGAATATCGGATAGACTTGGCGGATTATTTGGCCGTACGATTATGGACGGCAAAGAAGCTCAACCTTTCGTTTCTTCCCGATACTAAAAATGAATCTGCGAACACCAAAATTCCACGATTACAATACATTTGGTTGAAAGCATGGGAAGAAACGTGGCAAAAACAATTAATCCATACTTTGGAGAGCAAATCAATAGACATTGAAACGACTGATCAAGTTGACGCTTCTATTCCAGATGCGCAGATGGTATTTTGTATCGATACGCGTTCAGAATTGATTCGAAGACATGTGGAATCGAACGGAAATTACGAAACCTTCGGATACGCTGGATTCTTTGGAATTGTTATGGATTATAAGAGCTTAGAAGACGACTTCACGCGTAAATCTTGTCCACCAATTGTGAATTCAGCATATGTTGTTACAGAAGTGGCACAGGACGGAAAGAAAGAGCAGTATTCGGCTTATGGAAAGAAAAATGAAGTCAAAAATTTTGGTGATTATTTCTTAAAGCGCATGAAAAATATGCTGCCATCGGCTTTTGGTTATGTTGAAGGTTCTGGGTTTTATTATGGATTATCGTTAATCGCCAGAACTTTGGCGCCTGGGATAATATACAGAAAGAGGCAAAAAAATGCATCGAAGATGGAATCGATCTGCCAGCCCAATATCAATAAAATGGTTAGGGAAGATGAAAGTTCCCTTGGCATCCCATTGGAAGAAAAAGTGGGTATTGTAAAATCTGCCTTCGATTTAATGGGTTGGAAAAAATTTGCACCGTTGGTGGTATTTGTTGGACATGGAAGCCATTCTGCCAACAACCCATTTGGTTCGAGCTTGGATTGTGGCGCCTGTGCTGCAAGTCCTGGGAGACACAATGCACGAATGTTGGCGAAGCTAGCTAATTTACCAGAAGTGCGAATGGCATTGTCAAAAACCCATGCGATAGACATTCCAGAATCCACACTGTTTATTGGAGCCGAACACAACACGACGACCGACGACATCGTTCTTTTTGATTCGGAAGCGCCAGAATCGTTTGCTCAACTTATCAATGACCTGAAAGAAAATTTATCAAAAGCACAGCAAACGGCTACCGAAAATAGATTGGGCTTTAAAGGAAGTAGTGTGTCTAAGTCACAGCAAAAAGCAAACAATTGGGCCGAGACCCGACCAGAATGGGGACTGGCAAAAAACGCAGGTTTCATAGTAGCCCCAAGGAGTCTTACCAAAAATTCAAATCTTGATAGTCGTTGTTTTCTTCACAGTTACGATTGGGAAATGGATACTGAAGGAAAAGCTTTAGAAGGCATCATGCAGGGCCCTATGGTTGTGACACAGTGGATTAATAATCACTATTATTTTTCTACAGTTGATAACAATCTTTATGGAGGCGGAACGAAAATTACTCATAATATAGTAGGGAAATTCGGCGTCGTACAAGGTAATGGAGGCGATTTAAAAATGGGATTGCCGTTACAATCACTTTACCGAACAGATGAGGATATGTACCATGAACCGTTGCGTTTGTCTGTGATAATTCAAGCGCCTTTAAATCGCGTAACCGACATTTTAGCTAGAAATTCTCAATTGAAAACATTACTAGACAATGAATGGATTTATGTATTGGTTATGGAGCCCAAACAAAAAAACGTCATATTTAAATATTCAGAAGGTTTAAAATGGGAAATGATGTCTAATAATATTTTGAACACTTCAATTAAAACTCCAAATGAATCAGAATTAGTCTTAACCTAG
- a CDS encoding TetR/AcrR family transcriptional regulator, translating to MINLLSNLKIQVPDKIYLKDPESSDLGKRIIGHSILLIDDIGFDSFTFKKLGLKIGSNESSIYRYFESKHKLLLYLTSWYWAWIEYQMVFATFNMRDKKAQLFKAIEVVTQKIKQDVAFNHIDEIVLNRIIINENSKSFLTKAVDSENEEGYFIVYKRLVKRLGEMISENNSDYNFSLTLASTIIDGALHQHYLADHFMSITNCDGNTTPTDFFKELTIKTISK from the coding sequence ATGATTAATTTACTTTCAAATTTAAAGATTCAAGTCCCGGATAAGATTTACCTAAAAGATCCAGAATCATCCGATTTAGGGAAACGTATCATTGGGCATAGTATTCTTTTAATAGATGACATAGGTTTTGATAGTTTTACCTTTAAAAAGCTGGGTTTAAAAATAGGATCTAACGAAAGTTCCATCTATCGCTATTTTGAAAGTAAGCATAAACTCCTTCTGTATCTCACTTCTTGGTATTGGGCCTGGATTGAATATCAGATGGTGTTTGCTACCTTTAATATGAGAGATAAAAAGGCACAATTATTCAAGGCCATTGAAGTCGTCACCCAAAAGATAAAGCAAGATGTAGCTTTTAATCATATTGATGAAATCGTGTTAAATAGAATTATTATCAATGAAAATTCTAAATCGTTTCTTACCAAAGCCGTGGATAGCGAAAACGAAGAAGGCTATTTTATAGTGTACAAACGTTTAGTGAAACGCCTAGGCGAAATGATCTCTGAAAATAATTCAGATTATAATTTTTCACTGACCTTGGCGAGTACAATTATAGATGGTGCACTCCATCAGCACTATTTGGCTGACCACTTCATGTCTATTACAAACTGTGATGGCAACACCACACCTACAGATTTCTTTAAAGAATTGACTATTAAAACCATTAGTAAATAA
- a CDS encoding peptidase domain-containing ABC transporter encodes MAKQKTVMSPWQRLVGLLKLEKRDVLQVIYYAIFSGFLALTLPLGIQAIINLIQGAQVSTSWIVLVILVTLGVAFVGILQLMQMRIIESIQQRIFTRASFEFTYRFPKLKMNELRNYYPPELANRFFDTLNIQKGLAKILVDIPAAILQIVFALILLSFYHPFFIAFGVLLLILIYIVFKFTAKKGMDTSLMESKNKYKVAHWIQEVARAVVSFKLSGKTSLAIEKNDELVSDYLEARESHFRILVIQFIQMIGFKVIVTAGLLLIGGLLVLNQEMNIGQFVAAEIIILLVIASVEKLILGLESFYDVLTSLEKMGQVVDKELEKQEGDKPEFQEDFNIELDKVSYEVPGREDPIIKNVSLIIKPKSRLLVKGESGSGKSSLLRLIGGIIEPTNGKVYLDKFMLRNINLNHYRSHLGLSLADETPFEGTIRENITFGNPNISDDQLMWAIENVGLYQFIKESPKGLNTILYPEGKQISFTTAKKIVLARAIVDKPKVLILEDPLEHFEPEEVNKIISFLTSDDNPWALVVVSMSNDWSQSCTQVVTLKKGEII; translated from the coding sequence ATGGCTAAACAAAAAACAGTAATGTCTCCATGGCAAAGGCTTGTAGGTCTTTTAAAATTAGAGAAAAGAGATGTTTTACAGGTCATCTACTACGCCATTTTTTCAGGCTTTTTAGCACTTACATTGCCTCTAGGCATACAGGCAATTATAAATTTAATACAAGGAGCTCAAGTAAGTACGTCTTGGATTGTTCTTGTTATTTTGGTCACCTTAGGCGTTGCATTTGTAGGAATACTACAACTAATGCAAATGCGAATTATAGAATCTATCCAGCAACGTATTTTTACAAGGGCATCTTTTGAGTTTACTTATCGTTTTCCAAAACTAAAGATGAACGAATTGCGTAATTATTATCCACCAGAATTGGCCAATCGATTTTTCGATACGCTGAATATTCAAAAAGGATTGGCAAAGATTTTAGTGGATATTCCAGCTGCGATACTTCAAATTGTGTTTGCCCTGATTCTGTTATCTTTTTATCATCCGTTTTTCATTGCTTTCGGTGTTTTATTATTAATCCTAATCTATATCGTATTTAAATTCACGGCAAAAAAAGGTATGGATACAAGTCTTATGGAATCCAAAAACAAATACAAGGTTGCACATTGGATTCAAGAAGTAGCAAGGGCTGTGGTCAGTTTCAAACTTTCTGGCAAAACGAGTTTGGCAATAGAAAAGAACGATGAATTGGTAAGTGATTATTTGGAGGCAAGGGAAAGTCATTTTCGAATTTTAGTCATTCAATTTATACAAATGATAGGCTTTAAGGTCATAGTAACAGCTGGCCTTTTGTTGATTGGTGGATTGTTGGTTTTAAATCAAGAAATGAATATCGGTCAATTTGTTGCGGCTGAAATTATAATTCTTCTCGTCATTGCATCTGTTGAAAAACTCATTTTAGGTTTGGAGTCCTTTTATGATGTGCTCACTTCTTTAGAGAAAATGGGTCAGGTTGTAGATAAGGAACTGGAAAAACAGGAAGGAGATAAACCAGAATTTCAGGAAGATTTTAATATTGAATTAGACAAAGTATCTTACGAGGTGCCAGGTAGAGAAGACCCTATTATTAAAAATGTCTCATTAATAATCAAACCAAAGAGCAGATTATTGGTAAAAGGCGAAAGTGGTTCGGGCAAATCGAGTTTACTGCGCTTAATTGGCGGAATTATAGAGCCTACAAATGGAAAGGTGTATTTAGATAAGTTCATGTTACGCAATATTAATCTCAATCATTATCGATCTCATTTAGGATTGTCATTAGCAGACGAAACACCATTTGAAGGCACCATAAGAGAAAATATTACTTTCGGTAATCCTAATATCTCCGATGATCAGTTAATGTGGGCAATCGAAAATGTTGGACTTTATCAATTTATTAAAGAAAGTCCTAAAGGTCTCAATACCATACTGTATCCTGAGGGCAAACAGATCTCATTTACAACCGCTAAAAAAATTGTACTGGCCAGAGCTATAGTCGACAAACCAAAGGTGCTTATTTTAGAAGACCCCTTAGAGCATTTTGAGCCGGAAGAAGTTAATAAAATAATTTCGTTCTTAACGAGTGATGATAATCCTTGGGCACTAGTGGTTGTAAGTATGAGTAATGATTGGTCACAAAGTTGTACCCAAGTTGTGACGCTCAAAAAAGGTGAAATTATTTAA
- a CDS encoding HlyD family secretion protein, which produces MLNISHNQLHKSVDITDSKSGKHVFHGRYYKYFNRFLGAFAIIGIIILFLPWTQNITGRGQVTTLTPDQRPQTIQSPIPGRIENWLVREGDFVAKGDTIMKISEIKSEYFDPNLVERTAQQRDAKSQSVGSYEEKVKALNRQIDALANERGLKLEQAKNKLLQAKLKVQSDSIDFEAAKTNKQIAQRQFDRTVTLQEEGFKATRDVEDKRLKLQETEAKLISQENKLLASKNEVLNAQFEISRVNAEYSDKISKAQSDKFTAQSSQFDTEAQVSKLDNEYSNYKMRNDLLFITAPYDGYINKAIRGGVGQTFKEGEALVGIMPAQVDLAVETFVDPIDLPLLNLGEKVRVQFDGWPAIVFSGWPNVSYGTYGAKVVAIENFISANGKFRVLLAPDEEAEKWPDAIRAGSGAYTMALLEDVPIWFELWRQLNGFPPNYYQPEGATAKKKQG; this is translated from the coding sequence ATGCTAAATATATCTCATAATCAATTACATAAGTCTGTTGATATTACGGATTCCAAATCTGGAAAACATGTATTTCACGGACGATATTATAAGTATTTCAATCGTTTCTTAGGAGCGTTTGCCATTATCGGTATCATCATTTTATTTCTACCATGGACGCAAAACATAACAGGTAGAGGTCAAGTAACCACATTAACACCAGACCAAAGACCACAAACTATTCAATCTCCAATTCCTGGTAGAATAGAGAATTGGTTGGTAAGGGAAGGGGATTTTGTTGCTAAAGGCGATACGATCATGAAAATTTCAGAAATTAAGAGCGAATATTTTGACCCTAATTTAGTGGAGCGTACCGCACAACAACGTGATGCAAAATCACAATCCGTAGGTTCTTATGAAGAAAAAGTAAAAGCACTGAACCGGCAAATTGATGCTTTAGCCAATGAGCGTGGCTTAAAGTTAGAGCAAGCAAAAAATAAATTACTTCAGGCAAAGCTTAAGGTGCAGAGCGACAGCATAGATTTTGAAGCGGCCAAGACCAATAAGCAAATTGCACAACGTCAATTTGACCGTACCGTAACCTTACAAGAAGAAGGCTTTAAAGCCACAAGGGATGTGGAAGACAAACGATTAAAACTTCAGGAAACAGAAGCGAAATTAATATCACAGGAAAATAAATTGTTAGCGAGCAAGAATGAGGTACTCAATGCGCAATTTGAAATTTCGAGAGTTAATGCTGAATATTCAGATAAGATTTCAAAAGCACAGAGTGATAAGTTCACAGCCCAATCGAGTCAATTTGATACCGAAGCACAAGTATCTAAATTAGACAATGAATACTCAAATTACAAAATGCGAAACGATTTACTATTTATTACGGCGCCTTACGATGGGTACATTAATAAAGCGATTAGGGGAGGCGTAGGGCAAACCTTTAAGGAAGGTGAAGCCTTAGTTGGTATTATGCCAGCTCAGGTGGATTTGGCAGTAGAAACCTTTGTGGATCCTATTGATTTGCCTTTATTGAATTTGGGAGAAAAAGTACGCGTCCAATTCGACGGTTGGCCTGCCATAGTGTTCAGTGGTTGGCCAAATGTGTCTTACGGAACTTATGGTGCCAAAGTCGTGGCTATAGAAAATTTTATCAGCGCTAACGGTAAGTTTAGAGTCTTATTGGCTCCAGATGAAGAAGCCGAAAAATGGCCAGACGCCATAAGAGCTGGTTCAGGTGCCTACACGATGGCATTATTGGAGGATGTCCCAATTTGGTTTGAGTTATGGCGACAACTAAACGGATTCCCACCCAATTATTATCAGCCAGAAGGCGCAACAGCTAAAAAGAAACAAGGATGA
- a CDS encoding TolC family protein, which translates to MRLILTIVLIGFNCIGFSQTEDLSNTLRFDEYLGYVKKFHPIVKQAQLVIDESQAKLMKSRGAFDPKIEVDYNRKKFKNTEYYDKLNGTFKIPTWFGVELKAAFEENTGDYLNPENFVPQEGLYSAGVSVPLGQGLFINNRMAALKQAKLFREQAKADRDIYVNNILFEASLVYFEWLQAYNELKLFENILTNAQQRFEGIQKGVEVGENAEIDVTEARIAVNNRKLGLEQSKVKLIKAALELSNFLWLDNNVPVELQPNVIPDVNSEPIIDATFNINQLRSDDVVLEAHPKMLSLGYKLEGLEVDTRLKANKLLPKIDVEYNFLTEVPEVARTFNTAEYKGGVNLSFPLFLRKERGDLKLAKLKLQDTEYERDATRVNLQNKINALRQELESYSAQNEITTEMVSDYQQMLIAEERKFELGESSLFLVNSRESKLIDGQLKAIEIQNKFFSTKAKLFNSLAVNPEF; encoded by the coding sequence ATGAGATTAATACTTACCATAGTTCTCATAGGTTTTAATTGTATAGGGTTTTCACAGACAGAAGACTTATCTAATACCCTTCGTTTTGATGAATACTTAGGATACGTTAAGAAGTTTCACCCAATTGTGAAACAGGCCCAATTGGTCATTGATGAAAGTCAGGCAAAATTGATGAAATCCCGTGGAGCTTTTGACCCAAAGATTGAAGTAGATTACAATAGAAAGAAATTTAAAAACACGGAATATTATGATAAACTCAATGGGACCTTTAAAATTCCGACTTGGTTTGGAGTAGAACTAAAAGCAGCGTTTGAAGAAAACACAGGAGACTATTTGAATCCTGAAAATTTCGTACCACAAGAAGGTTTGTATAGTGCAGGAGTTTCTGTACCTCTAGGTCAAGGATTGTTCATCAATAATCGAATGGCAGCTTTAAAACAAGCCAAATTATTTAGGGAACAAGCCAAAGCAGATCGAGATATATACGTCAACAATATATTATTTGAAGCCTCTTTAGTGTATTTCGAATGGTTACAAGCGTATAATGAATTGAAGCTATTCGAAAATATTTTGACCAATGCACAACAACGTTTTGAAGGGATACAAAAAGGCGTTGAGGTTGGTGAAAATGCAGAAATTGATGTTACCGAAGCCAGAATTGCAGTCAACAATAGAAAATTGGGTTTAGAGCAATCTAAAGTAAAATTAATAAAAGCAGCTTTGGAACTGTCTAATTTTTTATGGTTGGATAATAATGTGCCAGTTGAGCTACAGCCCAATGTGATTCCAGATGTGAATTCAGAACCAATTATAGATGCTACCTTTAATATCAATCAATTACGAAGTGATGACGTTGTATTGGAAGCACATCCAAAAATGCTGTCCTTGGGTTATAAGTTAGAAGGTTTAGAAGTGGATACGAGATTAAAGGCCAATAAATTGTTGCCAAAAATTGATGTGGAATATAATTTTTTAACAGAGGTGCCAGAAGTAGCTAGGACATTTAATACTGCTGAATATAAAGGAGGCGTAAATCTAAGTTTTCCATTGTTTTTAAGAAAAGAACGTGGCGATTTAAAGCTAGCAAAACTAAAATTACAAGACACGGAATATGAACGCGATGCGACACGTGTTAATCTTCAAAATAAAATCAATGCGTTAAGACAAGAATTGGAATCTTATAGTGCACAAAATGAAATTACAACTGAAATGGTTTCAGACTATCAGCAAATGCTAATTGCAGAAGAACGTAAATTCGAGCTCGGGGAAAGTTCACTGTTTTTGGTCAACTCTAGAGAGTCGAAATTGATTGACGGACAATTGAAAGCTATAGAAATACAGAATAAATTTTTTAGTACCAAGGCGAAGTTATTTAATAGTTTGGCAGTGAATCCGGAGTTTTAG
- a CDS encoding UDP-N-acetylmuramate--L-alanine ligase translates to MNVHFIAIGGAAMHNLALALHNKGYKVTGSDDEIFNPSKSRLEAKGLLPKSFSWYPEKITSSLDAIVLGMHAKADNPELLKAQELGLKIYSYPEFLYEQSKHKTRVVIGGSHGKTTITSMILHVLHYHDRDVDYMVGAQLEGFDVMVKLTEDNDFMVLEGDEYLSSPIDRRPKFHLYKPNIALLSGIAWDHINVFPTYENYVEQFSIFVDSIVTGGSINYNEEDAEVKSVVEASENQIRKIAYKTPEYSVENGETLLETPEGPMPIEVFGAHNLNNLAGAKWICQHMGIDEDDFYEAISTFKGASKRLEKIAESKTSVAYKDFAHSPSKVEATTKAVKEQYSDRTLVACLELHTYSSLNAEFLKEYKGALDAADVAVVFYSPHAVEIKKLEEVTKEQIANAFERDDLIIYTNPDEFKDFLFSQDFENKSLLLMSSGNYGGLDFMEVKGLF, encoded by the coding sequence ATGAACGTACATTTTATAGCCATTGGTGGTGCTGCAATGCACAATTTAGCCTTAGCACTTCACAATAAAGGTTACAAAGTCACAGGAAGTGACGACGAAATATTTAACCCTTCAAAATCACGATTAGAAGCTAAAGGGTTGTTGCCAAAGTCCTTTAGTTGGTATCCTGAAAAAATCACATCGTCCTTGGATGCCATTGTTTTAGGAATGCATGCCAAAGCAGATAATCCTGAATTGTTAAAGGCCCAAGAACTTGGCTTAAAAATCTATAGTTATCCTGAATTTCTTTACGAACAATCCAAACACAAAACACGGGTTGTCATTGGTGGAAGCCATGGGAAAACGACGATTACCTCAATGATTTTGCATGTGCTGCATTATCATGATAGAGATGTGGATTATATGGTTGGCGCACAGCTCGAAGGTTTTGACGTCATGGTAAAACTTACCGAAGACAATGATTTTATGGTGTTGGAAGGCGATGAATATTTAAGCTCTCCAATTGATAGGCGACCAAAATTCCATTTGTACAAGCCTAATATTGCGTTGTTGAGTGGCATTGCTTGGGATCATATCAACGTATTTCCAACCTATGAAAATTATGTGGAGCAGTTTAGCATTTTCGTGGATTCTATTGTTACAGGTGGAAGCATCAATTATAATGAAGAAGATGCTGAAGTCAAAAGCGTAGTGGAAGCCTCCGAAAATCAGATTCGCAAGATTGCCTACAAAACTCCAGAGTATTCGGTTGAAAACGGTGAGACCTTATTGGAAACGCCTGAAGGGCCAATGCCTATCGAAGTATTTGGTGCTCACAACTTAAATAACTTAGCTGGTGCCAAATGGATTTGCCAACATATGGGAATTGATGAAGACGATTTCTACGAGGCCATTTCTACGTTTAAAGGCGCAAGCAAACGATTGGAAAAAATTGCCGAATCTAAAACGAGCGTCGCTTATAAAGATTTTGCACACTCGCCGAGTAAAGTGGAAGCCACCACTAAGGCCGTAAAGGAACAATATAGCGACCGGACTTTAGTGGCTTGTTTGGAGTTACATACCTATAGCAGCTTGAATGCGGAATTCTTAAAAGAATACAAAGGTGCCTTAGATGCAGCAGATGTCGCCGTGGTATTTTATTCGCCTCATGCTGTGGAAATTAAGAAATTAGAAGAAGTTACCAAAGAGCAAATTGCCAATGCTTTTGAACGCGATGATTTGATTATTTACACCAATCCAGATGAATTTAAAGACTTTTTATTCTCGCAGGATTTTGAAAATAAGTCGTTGTTGTTAATGAGTTCTGGGAATTATGGTGGTTTGGATTTTATGGAGGTTAAGGGGCTTTTTTAG
- a CDS encoding TlpA family protein disulfide reductase: MKKTILTLFTLLIGLSLFAKSGKVVLSGHVENHSENSIMITYLNNQKLVSAELDANGYFKMSTRIEDGFYFLKYGRNTAYIYLYPKDELNIVFDANHFEKSLIFKGHGSERNNYLVQKSIKEAELTEDLEAFYKVSEDQYLKNIENIKTIHRASMVEYDLEDFFKNAELKSLEYDRLLSIQNFENSYKFYLGDEISLSEDFYKPLEELDVDDMDEYKSQPYYRYLVNSAWGKRIEEASDVDGMFAELRKVPSQDLAITLTNSFYSKISSNKERAKDYLDLIKRVTSHQPFINAAEKQYQEVIDSRGLKKGDDSPKFSYEDIDGKMVSLNDFKGKYVYIDVWATWCGPCIKQVPYLKELEELYHDKNIIFVSISVDKKDVKPNWKQMVLDKELGGVQLFADKSFDSDFMNAYAINSIPRFILIDPNGDIVDPEAPRPSFDKTRTLLDELLN, translated from the coding sequence ATGAAAAAAACCATACTAACTCTATTTACATTACTAATTGGTTTATCGCTATTTGCTAAATCAGGCAAGGTAGTGCTATCGGGACACGTCGAAAATCATTCTGAGAATTCTATTATGATTACTTACCTTAATAATCAAAAATTAGTTTCTGCTGAATTAGATGCTAATGGATATTTTAAAATGTCCACTAGAATAGAGGATGGATTCTACTTTCTCAAATATGGTCGTAATACAGCATATATCTACCTATACCCTAAGGATGAGCTCAATATAGTTTTTGATGCTAACCATTTTGAAAAGTCTTTAATTTTTAAAGGACATGGCTCAGAACGGAATAATTATCTCGTTCAAAAATCAATTAAAGAAGCTGAGTTAACTGAAGATTTGGAAGCGTTTTATAAAGTCAGTGAAGACCAATATCTTAAAAATATTGAGAATATTAAAACTATACATAGAGCCTCAATGGTAGAATATGATTTGGAAGATTTTTTTAAAAATGCGGAGTTAAAATCCTTAGAGTATGATCGCCTGTTGAGTATTCAGAATTTTGAAAACAGTTATAAGTTTTATCTAGGAGATGAGATTTCTCTTTCAGAGGATTTTTATAAACCTTTAGAAGAATTGGATGTAGATGATATGGATGAATACAAGTCGCAGCCTTATTATCGTTATTTAGTGAATTCTGCATGGGGCAAACGTATTGAAGAGGCTTCTGATGTCGATGGAATGTTTGCCGAGCTACGTAAAGTACCTTCACAAGATTTGGCGATTACCTTAACCAATAGTTTTTACTCAAAAATATCTTCGAACAAAGAACGTGCTAAGGATTATCTCGATCTTATAAAGCGAGTGACATCGCATCAACCTTTTATTAATGCAGCAGAAAAGCAATACCAAGAAGTCATTGACTCTAGAGGTCTTAAAAAAGGAGATGATTCGCCTAAATTCAGTTATGAGGATATTGACGGAAAAATGGTAAGTCTTAATGATTTTAAAGGAAAATATGTTTATATCGATGTTTGGGCAACGTGGTGTGGCCCTTGCATCAAGCAAGTACCTTATCTCAAAGAATTAGAAGAGCTTTATCATGATAAGAATATTATTTTTGTGAGTATTTCAGTCGATAAGAAAGATGTTAAACCTAATTGGAAACAAATGGTTTTAGATAAAGAACTCGGTGGAGTTCAACTATTTGCTGATAAATCTTTTGATAGTGACTTCATGAATGCTTATGCTATAAATTCTATTCCACGTTTTATACTTATTGATCCAAATGGTGATATTGTAGATCCTGAAGCACCAAGACCTTCGTTTGATAAAACTAGGACACTATTAGATGAGCTTTTGAATTAA
- a CDS encoding immunity 53 family protein gives MEILEWIQDWFKENADGEWEKGDVIQITTLDSPLGWDVEIDISNTSIANLEIKWILNENGKQDWYGVKIENQRFRAAGDAGKLIFLLNLFREMIEKIEN, from the coding sequence ATGGAAATTTTAGAATGGATACAAGATTGGTTTAAAGAAAATGCTGACGGCGAATGGGAAAAAGGTGATGTCATTCAAATAACCACGTTAGACAGCCCATTAGGTTGGGATGTTGAAATTGATATCTCAAATACGTCTATTGCTAATCTCGAAATCAAATGGATCCTCAATGAAAATGGGAAACAAGATTGGTATGGTGTCAAAATAGAAAATCAAAGATTCAGAGCCGCTGGTGATGCAGGAAAACTGATTTTTCTGTTGAATCTGTTTCGGGAAATGATTGAGAAGATTGAGAATTAA